From one Caldithrix abyssi DSM 13497 genomic stretch:
- the nadC gene encoding carboxylating nicotinate-nucleotide diphosphorylase encodes MGKRFEMNDWHNLVKLALAEDIGDGDVTTDCTITEDKEIVARLLAKSDGIIAGLEVFLACFQELDPSIQFKWNKSDGDAVRPGEKIALLKGKARAILTAERTALNFLQRMSGIATLTRQMVEAVKGTRAKILDTRKTAPGLRYFDKWAVRIGGGQNHRFGLYDMVLIKDNHIVACGGIRQAVERVRVCDKKQRLIEVEVKNLDELREAIDSGVDRILLDNMSPETMKQAVGICGGRIPLEASGNVTIETVRPIAESGVDFISVGALTHSVKALDVSLIV; translated from the coding sequence ATGGGAAAGAGATTTGAAATGAACGACTGGCACAACCTGGTTAAACTTGCCCTGGCGGAAGACATCGGCGACGGCGATGTCACGACCGACTGCACCATCACAGAAGACAAAGAAATTGTCGCACGTCTCTTAGCCAAGTCCGACGGTATTATTGCCGGGCTTGAGGTCTTTTTAGCCTGCTTTCAGGAACTTGATCCATCGATTCAGTTTAAATGGAATAAGTCGGACGGCGACGCCGTGCGCCCCGGCGAAAAAATTGCTCTGTTAAAAGGTAAGGCCAGAGCCATTTTGACCGCGGAGCGCACCGCTTTGAATTTTTTGCAGCGCATGTCTGGCATTGCCACTCTGACGCGTCAAATGGTAGAAGCTGTGAAAGGCACGCGCGCAAAAATCCTGGATACGCGCAAGACCGCGCCGGGCTTACGGTATTTTGACAAGTGGGCGGTGCGCATTGGCGGCGGTCAGAATCACCGCTTTGGGCTGTACGACATGGTTTTAATAAAAGATAACCATATTGTCGCCTGTGGGGGAATTCGTCAGGCCGTGGAGCGGGTACGGGTTTGCGACAAAAAACAGCGCCTCATCGAGGTTGAAGTTAAAAACCTTGATGAGCTGCGCGAAGCCATCGATTCTGGAGTGGACCGAATTTTATTGGACAACATGTCCCCGGAAACCATGAAACAGGCGGTTGGAATTTGTGGAGGCCGAATTCCCCTCGAGGCTTCAGGTAATGTGACCATTGAGACCGTTCGGCCTATTGCCGAAAGCGGAGTCGATTTTATTTCTGTGGGCGCGTTGACCCACTCTGTAAAAGCGCTGGATGTGAGTTTAATAGTCTAA
- a CDS encoding glycoside hydrolase family 130 protein encodes MQTALLKPFKRYHKNPIIQREDIPYPCNTVFNAAAVKYQGEYLLLLRVEDLRGYSHLTLARSGDGYHFKVDSRPWIVPSKDPAFEVYERYGVEDPRITELDGKYFITYTAFGPHGPRVGIGFTEDFEHFERLALITEVDNKDAILFPEKINGQYVMIDRPGGFGGARGDIWIQFSPDLIHWGNAKVLLAPQPGWSSGKLGISTPPIKTAEGWLLFYHGVRQTGSGKLYRVGALLLDLNQPEKVIGHTPHFIFGPEEIYERTGDVPNVVFPCGVIPEPDGTLKMYYGAADTYIAVAEARIEDIVQACKLEKSAVRPSAAKPQT; translated from the coding sequence ATGCAAACGGCTTTGCTAAAACCGTTTAAACGCTATCATAAAAATCCCATTATCCAGCGAGAGGACATTCCCTATCCCTGCAATACGGTATTTAATGCCGCGGCTGTCAAGTATCAGGGAGAATATTTACTGCTGTTGCGCGTGGAAGACCTGCGTGGCTATAGTCACCTGACTCTGGCCCGTTCCGGAGACGGTTACCATTTTAAGGTGGATTCCCGTCCCTGGATTGTGCCCTCTAAAGATCCGGCCTTTGAGGTGTACGAGCGCTATGGCGTGGAAGATCCGCGCATTACGGAGTTGGATGGAAAATATTTCATCACGTACACAGCTTTTGGCCCGCACGGGCCGCGTGTGGGCATAGGCTTTACGGAAGATTTTGAACACTTTGAGCGTCTGGCTTTGATTACCGAAGTTGACAATAAAGACGCCATACTCTTTCCGGAAAAGATTAACGGTCAATATGTGATGATTGATCGGCCGGGCGGCTTTGGGGGCGCGCGCGGCGACATCTGGATTCAGTTCTCTCCCGACCTGATTCACTGGGGCAACGCAAAAGTGCTGCTGGCCCCTCAGCCGGGCTGGAGCTCAGGTAAGCTGGGCATTTCCACGCCGCCGATTAAAACCGCTGAAGGCTGGCTGCTGTTCTATCATGGCGTTCGACAAACCGGCAGCGGTAAACTCTACCGCGTGGGCGCGCTTTTACTGGATCTGAATCAGCCGGAAAAGGTAATCGGTCATACGCCGCATTTTATCTTTGGGCCGGAAGAAATTTACGAACGTACCGGCGACGTGCCCAACGTGGTTTTCCCGTGCGGCGTAATTCCCGAGCCGGACGGAACTTTGAAAATGTATTATGGCGCGGCAGATACCTATATTGCCGTGGCCGAAGCCAGAATAGAAGATATTGTTCAGGCCTGCAAGCTGGAAAAAAGCGCAGTGCGGCCCAGCGCGGCAAAACCCCAGACCTAA
- a CDS encoding BrnA antitoxin family protein produces the protein MKKKKIPKFKDEDKEREFWAAHDSTDYIDWNNGEELIMPNLKPSLKTISLRVPQSLIDELKFLANKKDIPYQSLLKMFLVERVEKELKNLSKK, from the coding sequence ATGAAAAAGAAAAAAATACCAAAATTTAAAGATGAAGATAAAGAAAGAGAATTCTGGGCCGCTCATGATTCTACAGATTATATTGATTGGAATAATGGGGAAGAATTAATTATGCCCAATTTAAAACCGTCTTTAAAAACGATTTCTCTTCGTGTTCCCCAATCGTTAATTGATGAATTAAAATTTCTTGCTAATAAGAAAGACATACCTTACCAATCGCTATTAAAAATGTTTTTAGTAGAAAGAGTAGAAAAAGAATTAAAAAATTTGTCTAAAAAATGA
- the nadB gene encoding L-aspartate oxidase codes for MSKEYRTEVLVIGAGIAGGIAAIQLANAGVEVILARHGSSENATATYYAQGGIIYKGEDDSPQLLAEDIMQAGAGHSYPPAVHKIASEGPTLVEKILIEELGIEFDRQADGKFSLVREGGHRIERIIHVRDSTGKSIQKKINQLINSHANITLLDNHTAIDILTPAHHSLNRLAVYEPNRCVGAYLFNQKTQQVVKVLAKKTVLATGGLGQIFKRTTNPPAARGDGIAMAHRAGARIVNMEFIQFHPTIFYHEYKPTFLISEAVRGAGARLVDANGKPFMQNFAPTWKDLAPRDLVACSMHKQMLQDDMSHVYLDMKSYIPAERIKSEFPFIYQKCLEFGVDPTTDLIPVVPAAHYACGGILVDENGKTSVENLYAVGEVACTGVHGANRLASTSLPEGVVWAHSAAQHILKNISKAIFHHAESIRDWEDIGEFDPDPALINQDMSSIRNIMWNYVGLVRTTHRLQRARRDLRNLENEIERFYRVSKLSDELIGLRNAVRTAIIVADAAWINRRSMGCHYRE; via the coding sequence ATGTCAAAAGAATATCGAACCGAAGTGCTGGTAATTGGCGCCGGAATTGCCGGGGGAATTGCGGCGATTCAACTGGCCAATGCCGGCGTGGAAGTTATTCTGGCGCGTCACGGCAGCAGCGAAAACGCCACCGCCACCTATTACGCGCAGGGCGGAATTATTTACAAAGGTGAAGATGACAGCCCGCAATTACTGGCCGAAGACATCATGCAGGCCGGGGCGGGGCATAGTTACCCGCCGGCCGTGCACAAGATCGCCAGCGAAGGCCCGACCCTGGTTGAGAAAATTTTGATTGAAGAACTGGGCATTGAATTTGATCGGCAGGCCGACGGTAAGTTTTCGCTGGTGCGCGAAGGCGGACATCGCATCGAGCGTATCATTCACGTGCGAGACTCCACGGGCAAATCCATTCAAAAAAAAATCAATCAGCTCATTAACAGCCACGCCAATATTACTCTGCTCGATAACCACACCGCCATCGATATTTTGACGCCGGCCCATCATTCGTTAAACCGGCTGGCCGTTTACGAGCCCAATCGTTGCGTGGGCGCCTATTTGTTTAATCAAAAAACGCAGCAGGTGGTCAAGGTACTGGCCAAAAAAACCGTTCTGGCCACGGGCGGTCTGGGGCAAATTTTTAAACGAACGACCAATCCGCCGGCCGCGCGCGGCGACGGCATCGCCATGGCGCATCGTGCCGGCGCGCGCATTGTAAATATGGAATTCATCCAGTTCCATCCCACCATTTTTTACCACGAATACAAACCAACGTTTTTAATTTCGGAAGCGGTGCGCGGCGCCGGAGCGCGATTGGTTGATGCAAACGGCAAGCCTTTTATGCAAAATTTTGCGCCTACCTGGAAAGACCTGGCCCCGCGCGACCTCGTGGCCTGCAGCATGCATAAGCAGATGCTTCAGGACGACATGTCGCACGTTTATCTGGACATGAAATCTTACATTCCTGCTGAGCGCATTAAAAGCGAATTTCCATTCATCTATCAAAAGTGTCTGGAATTTGGCGTCGATCCCACTACCGATTTAATTCCGGTGGTACCGGCGGCCCATTATGCCTGCGGAGGGATTCTGGTGGATGAGAACGGCAAGACCTCTGTAGAAAATTTGTACGCCGTGGGCGAAGTGGCCTGCACTGGCGTGCACGGCGCTAACCGTCTGGCCAGCACTTCTTTGCCGGAAGGTGTTGTATGGGCGCACAGCGCGGCGCAGCATATCCTCAAAAATATCTCCAAAGCCATCTTCCACCACGCAGAAAGTATTCGGGACTGGGAAGACATCGGTGAATTTGATCCGGATCCGGCTTTGATCAATCAGGACATGAGCTCTATTCGCAACATCATGTGGAACTATGTGGGATTGGTGCGCACAACCCATCGCTTACAACGCGCCCGACGCGATTTAAGAAATCTGGAAAATGAAATCGAACGGTTCTATCGCGTGAGTAAACTGAGCGATGAGCTGATCGGATTACGCAATGCGGTACGCACGGCCATTATCGTGGCCGACGCGGCCTGGATTAACCGCCGAAGCATGGGCTGCCACTACCGGGAATAG
- a CDS encoding BrnT family toxin: protein MEDEIKKLLQECTGFQWDAGNKDKNWLKHQVANSECEQIFFNKPFLVYHDTRHSDAEHRFYALGQTDLGRKLFVVFTIRNKQIRIISARDMSKKEREIYRKML from the coding sequence ATGGAAGATGAAATTAAAAAATTACTTCAAGAATGTACAGGATTCCAGTGGGATGCTGGAAATAAAGATAAAAATTGGCTTAAACACCAGGTGGCTAATTCTGAGTGTGAACAGATATTTTTTAATAAACCGTTTTTAGTCTACCATGATACACGTCATTCAGATGCAGAACATAGATTTTATGCTTTAGGACAAACAGACTTAGGGAGGAAACTATTTGTTGTTTTTACAATAAGAAATAAACAGATAAGAATTATTTCAGCAAGAGATATGAGTAAAAAAGAAAGAGAAATATATAGGAAGATGTTATGA
- a CDS encoding Na+/H+ antiporter NhaC family protein, translating into MEHFGFWSLLPPLLAIVLAIKTRQVFLSLFFGIWIGWVVLNNGHLFHGTLASIDALVNVFKEPGNTRTIMFSALVGALITYIQRSGGVDGFIQYVNRFLQKVEKRRKGNSRRTVQLMAWATGVVIFVESSINVLTVGSIYRPIFDRLKIPREKLAYIADSISAPTCILIPLNAWGAYIMGLLLAQGLSNPFKIMLYAYPLNFYPFLAMTAVLVVILTQKDIGPMKKAERRAREEGKVIADNAVPMMSNEIVSMAKKEGVVPRARNMLIPIATMVFMMPVGLFYSGWAQLSDPGSMSPGKLFFEAIGQGSGSKAVLWAVLSALLVAAVMYRTQKIFKLQELIDLLFKGVGGLIPLALLMMLAFAIGKLCRELGTGIYVAEIAQQWLSPHFVPVIIFLVSCFIAFSTGTSWGTFAIMLAIAIPMAQSMQVHIPLVVGAVLGGGVFGDHCSPISDTTIISSMASASDHIDHVKTQLPYALMAGTVAALFYLVAGFVY; encoded by the coding sequence ATGGAGCATTTTGGTTTCTGGTCTTTGCTTCCGCCTTTGTTGGCCATCGTTTTAGCCATTAAAACCAGGCAGGTCTTTCTTTCGCTTTTTTTCGGCATATGGATCGGTTGGGTGGTACTCAACAATGGTCATCTTTTTCACGGCACATTAGCCAGCATCGATGCGCTGGTGAATGTTTTTAAAGAACCGGGCAATACACGCACCATCATGTTCAGCGCCCTGGTCGGCGCCCTGATCACCTATATCCAGCGTTCCGGTGGCGTGGACGGTTTTATTCAATATGTCAACCGCTTTTTACAAAAGGTGGAGAAACGAAGGAAAGGAAACAGCCGACGCACCGTGCAGTTAATGGCCTGGGCAACCGGCGTGGTCATCTTTGTGGAATCCAGCATCAACGTTCTGACGGTCGGTTCCATCTACCGGCCGATCTTTGACCGGCTAAAAATCCCCCGCGAAAAGCTGGCCTACATTGCCGATTCCATTTCGGCGCCCACCTGCATTTTAATTCCCCTCAACGCCTGGGGCGCGTACATTATGGGGCTTTTGTTAGCGCAGGGATTAAGCAATCCGTTCAAAATTATGCTGTATGCCTATCCCCTTAACTTTTACCCCTTTCTGGCTATGACTGCCGTACTGGTTGTCATTTTAACGCAAAAGGATATTGGCCCCATGAAAAAGGCCGAACGCAGGGCCAGAGAAGAAGGTAAGGTCATTGCCGACAACGCCGTACCTATGATGTCCAACGAGATCGTTAGCATGGCCAAAAAAGAAGGCGTTGTTCCCAGAGCACGGAATATGTTAATCCCCATCGCCACCATGGTTTTTATGATGCCTGTCGGTCTTTTTTACTCGGGATGGGCGCAATTGTCAGATCCGGGCAGCATGTCTCCTGGAAAACTGTTTTTTGAAGCCATCGGACAGGGCTCCGGTTCAAAGGCGGTTCTCTGGGCGGTTTTAAGCGCCTTGCTGGTCGCGGCCGTCATGTATCGCACTCAAAAGATTTTTAAACTGCAGGAGTTGATAGATCTTTTATTTAAAGGCGTTGGCGGATTAATTCCCCTGGCTTTGTTGATGATGCTGGCCTTTGCCATCGGTAAACTTTGCCGCGAACTGGGCACCGGCATTTACGTGGCCGAAATTGCCCAGCAGTGGTTAAGCCCCCACTTTGTGCCGGTTATTATCTTTCTGGTTTCCTGCTTTATCGCTTTTTCCACCGGCACGTCCTGGGGAACGTTTGCCATTATGCTGGCCATCGCCATTCCCATGGCCCAGAGCATGCAGGTTCACATTCCTCTGGTGGTCGGCGCAGTGCTGGGAGGCGGGGTATTTGGCGATCACTGTTCGCCCATTTCAGATACGACCATCATTTCCTCCATGGCTTCGGCCAGCGACCATATTGACCATGTTAAAACGCAATTGCCTTACGCTTTAATGGCGGGTACGGTTGCCGCGCTCTTTTATCTGGTCGCGGGATTTGTCTATTAA
- the msrA gene encoding peptide-methionine (S)-S-oxide reductase MsrA, with amino-acid sequence MKYRTILMVLSLIVINATMAFSGKEQKVEKHLEKATLGGGCFWCLEAIYQRVKGVESVISGYAGGNVENPTYEAVCTGTTGHAEVVQITFNPDIISYEDILNIFWQIHDPTQLNRQGNDIGTQYRSVIFYHNDEQKQTALASKEQLKKEQVYQKPIVTEISSLDKFYAAEKYHQNYFNNNPSQTYCQIVIAPKLKKFKKSFTEYLK; translated from the coding sequence ATGAAATATCGCACAATATTAATGGTTCTAAGTCTGATCGTAATCAATGCAACCATGGCATTTAGCGGAAAGGAGCAAAAAGTGGAAAAACATCTTGAAAAGGCAACGCTGGGCGGGGGCTGTTTCTGGTGTCTGGAAGCCATCTATCAACGCGTTAAAGGCGTGGAAAGCGTGATTTCTGGTTATGCTGGCGGCAATGTAGAAAATCCAACCTACGAGGCGGTTTGCACTGGCACCACAGGCCATGCCGAAGTTGTTCAGATCACCTTTAATCCTGATATTATTAGCTATGAAGACATTTTAAATATTTTCTGGCAAATTCATGACCCCACGCAGCTCAATCGTCAGGGCAACGACATTGGCACGCAGTACCGTTCGGTCATCTTTTATCACAATGATGAACAAAAGCAAACGGCGCTGGCTTCTAAAGAACAACTAAAAAAAGAGCAGGTGTATCAGAAGCCCATTGTTACAGAAATCAGTTCGTTAGACAAATTTTACGCGGCGGAAAAATATCATCAGAATTATTTTAACAACAATCCTTCGCAAACGTACTGTCAGATAGTCATTGCGCCCAAGTTGAAAAAGTTCAAAAAGTCTTTTACCGAATATTTAAAATAG
- the nadA gene encoding quinolinate synthase NadA produces MSIDRMYEELYQKLHKIMPEAEIRLKAELAVQINQLKKERNAVILGHNYMEPALFHSIPDFKGDSLELARKAAETDKDIIVFCGVRFMAETAKILSPEKTVLLPAEKAGCSLAESITADDIRLLREKFPGVPVVTYVNTYAEVKAESDVCCTSGNAKAVVESLNSDTVIFLPDEYLAGNVARETGKHIIFPTKMKGWPEIKLDTDLDYQIIGWHGKCEVHELFTVEDIENARKLYPDVVVLAHPECSPEVTARADFAGSTSAMIKYVEQHDAPHYLLLTECSMGDNIMAAHPEKEMLRLCTHRCPHMAEITLEDTLQSLKQTRYVIEVPEDIRKRAEKAVRRMIELF; encoded by the coding sequence GTGAGCATCGATCGGATGTACGAAGAGCTCTATCAGAAATTGCATAAAATTATGCCAGAGGCGGAAATTCGTCTGAAAGCCGAACTGGCGGTGCAAATTAACCAATTAAAAAAAGAACGCAACGCCGTTATTCTGGGCCACAATTACATGGAACCGGCGCTGTTTCATTCCATACCCGATTTTAAAGGCGATTCGCTGGAACTGGCGCGTAAGGCGGCGGAAACCGATAAAGACATTATCGTCTTTTGCGGTGTGCGCTTTATGGCCGAAACCGCTAAAATTCTAAGTCCTGAAAAAACCGTGCTTTTGCCGGCAGAAAAAGCGGGCTGCTCATTGGCGGAAAGCATCACCGCAGATGATATTCGCCTTTTAAGAGAAAAATTTCCGGGCGTGCCGGTGGTTACCTATGTCAACACGTACGCAGAGGTTAAAGCCGAAAGCGACGTTTGCTGTACTTCTGGGAACGCTAAAGCAGTGGTGGAATCTCTAAACTCAGATACCGTGATTTTTTTGCCCGATGAATATCTGGCCGGAAACGTGGCCCGCGAAACCGGCAAACACATCATCTTTCCCACTAAAATGAAGGGTTGGCCGGAAATAAAACTCGATACCGATCTGGATTATCAAATTATTGGCTGGCACGGCAAATGCGAGGTGCACGAATTGTTCACCGTGGAAGACATCGAAAATGCGCGCAAACTTTATCCGGATGTGGTGGTGCTGGCCCATCCGGAATGCAGCCCGGAGGTGACGGCCAGAGCGGATTTTGCCGGCAGTACCTCGGCCATGATCAAATACGTTGAGCAACACGACGCGCCGCATTATCTGTTGTTAACTGAATGCTCCATGGGCGATAACATCATGGCCGCCCATCCAGAAAAGGAGATGCTGCGACTCTGTACGCATCGTTGCCCGCACATGGCAGAAATTACGCTGGAAGACACCCTGCAATCCTTAAAACAAACGCGCTATGTGATCGAAGTGCCCGAGGATATCAGAAAACGAGCCGAAAAAGCGGTGCGTCGGATGATTGAATTGTTTTGA
- a CDS encoding glycosyltransferase, which translates to MRIGFISTYPPIECGIATYSQFLIDALRGLRQDVYVVSHLGGSGQQVFPVFDYEDKDLAEKAFSTMMRFSPDVVHIQHEFGLFGKHYGVQVVPLIALFKMNQIPVVATLHTVYREMVHEQHVILQNIVQNANRVIVHENYQKEVLLKNISGIDPQTIHVIEHGAREVQPVQNAKQKIGLPKNKKVILMIGYFRPSKNFEYIVDLFPEIARRVPDAILVLAGKVRGHEYREYRTRLFQRIEDSPLKERIYVIRGQLEQQIFDTIISAADVIVLPYKINSQSGILAHSLAFGKPLVVSNSGSMQHIMQRAQCGLVSRNEKEYVQNITRILTDEKLARQFSQNALKYVKEEISWRKVAEKHLQIYRELSKDPLLESRTIWVE; encoded by the coding sequence ATGCGTATTGGATTCATCAGTACCTATCCGCCCATCGAATGTGGAATCGCTACTTATTCTCAATTTTTGATCGATGCTTTGCGCGGTCTGCGCCAGGATGTTTACGTTGTCTCGCACTTAGGAGGAAGCGGACAGCAGGTGTTCCCGGTATTTGATTACGAAGACAAAGACCTGGCCGAAAAAGCTTTTTCCACCATGATGCGCTTTTCGCCGGATGTGGTGCACATCCAACACGAATTCGGACTGTTTGGCAAGCATTACGGCGTGCAGGTCGTTCCACTGATTGCGCTGTTTAAAATGAACCAAATCCCGGTGGTGGCCACGCTGCACACCGTTTATCGCGAAATGGTGCATGAACAGCACGTCATTCTGCAAAACATCGTGCAAAACGCCAATCGCGTGATTGTCCATGAAAATTACCAGAAAGAAGTGCTCTTGAAAAATATTTCGGGCATCGATCCGCAGACCATTCATGTGATCGAACACGGGGCGCGCGAAGTCCAGCCCGTTCAAAATGCCAAACAAAAGATCGGACTGCCGAAGAACAAAAAAGTGATTTTAATGATCGGTTATTTCCGGCCCAGTAAAAATTTTGAATACATTGTAGATTTGTTTCCTGAAATCGCCAGACGCGTTCCGGATGCCATTTTAGTGCTGGCAGGAAAGGTGCGCGGCCACGAATATCGCGAATACCGCACCAGATTGTTCCAGCGCATTGAGGATTCGCCGCTTAAAGAACGGATTTACGTCATCCGCGGGCAGCTGGAACAACAGATTTTTGATACGATCATCTCGGCCGCGGATGTCATTGTGTTACCGTACAAAATCAATTCGCAGAGTGGAATTCTGGCGCACAGCCTGGCCTTTGGCAAGCCGCTGGTGGTCAGCAACAGCGGTTCCATGCAACACATTATGCAGCGCGCGCAGTGCGGATTGGTCAGTCGCAACGAAAAGGAATACGTTCAAAATATTACGCGCATTTTAACAGATGAAAAATTGGCGCGCCAGTTTTCGCAAAATGCGCTCAAATATGTTAAAGAAGAAATTTCATGGCGCAAGGTGGCTGAAAAACATCTGCAGATTTATCGGGAATTGTCGAAAGACCCCTTACTGGAATCGCGAACGATCTGGGTAGAATGA
- a CDS encoding N(4)-(beta-N-acetylglucosaminyl)-L-asparaginase, which yields MKRRLFLQSTFLTALSGAVLKGKFLRAASFNTNAPRGKVIAVSSKNGLRATQKAAEMMLNGSDALDAVIAGVNIVEEDPEDHSVGYGGLPNEEGVVELDSCVMHGPTHNAGAVASLRNIKNPSKVARLVMERTDHVLLVGEGALKFARAHGFKEEELLTDEARKIWLYWKESLSDKDDWFLPPLEEIPEKYKKLLDITGTITCLGLDLNGNLSGVTTTSGLAFKIPGRVGDSPIIGAGLYVDNEVGACGSTGRGEENLKNLSSYQVVEYMREGYSPEEACKKVLKRVIDHAKLPNLKNKKGLPSFSLKLYAVNKKGEFGAASIYGPTDFAVFDGKENKKYDCAYFYEWKDKKN from the coding sequence ATGAAGCGTCGTTTATTTCTACAAAGTACTTTTTTAACGGCTTTAAGCGGAGCTGTTTTAAAAGGAAAATTTCTGCGAGCGGCCTCTTTTAATACAAACGCCCCGCGGGGGAAAGTAATCGCGGTATCCAGTAAAAATGGATTAAGAGCCACACAAAAGGCCGCAGAGATGATGCTTAACGGTTCGGATGCGCTGGATGCGGTTATTGCCGGCGTAAATATCGTAGAAGAGGACCCGGAAGACCATTCTGTTGGTTATGGCGGCTTGCCAAACGAAGAAGGCGTTGTTGAGCTGGATTCTTGCGTAATGCACGGCCCCACACACAACGCCGGAGCGGTAGCATCGCTGCGCAATATAAAAAACCCTTCTAAAGTAGCCCGGCTGGTTATGGAGCGTACCGATCACGTTTTGTTGGTTGGCGAGGGCGCCTTGAAATTTGCGCGCGCCCATGGTTTTAAAGAAGAAGAATTATTAACCGATGAAGCGCGGAAAATCTGGCTGTACTGGAAGGAAAGCCTGAGCGATAAAGACGACTGGTTCTTGCCCCCTCTGGAAGAAATTCCTGAAAAATATAAAAAATTGCTTGATATTACCGGCACCATTACCTGCCTGGGCCTGGATTTGAATGGAAACCTTTCGGGCGTCACTACCACCAGCGGGCTGGCGTTCAAAATACCGGGCAGAGTGGGCGACAGCCCGATCATTGGCGCTGGCTTATATGTCGATAATGAAGTAGGCGCTTGCGGCTCTACCGGTCGCGGTGAAGAAAACCTGAAGAATTTATCTTCGTATCAGGTGGTCGAGTACATGCGAGAAGGGTATTCTCCAGAAGAAGCCTGTAAAAAAGTACTAAAACGCGTTATTGATCACGCAAAACTTCCAAATCTGAAGAATAAAAAGGGCCTTCCGAGTTTCAGTTTAAAGCTATACGCAGTAAATAAAAAGGGCGAATTTGGCGCTGCTTCCATTTACGGGCCGACAGACTTTGCCGTGTTTGACGGAAAGGAAAATAAAAAATACGACTGCGCCTATTTCTACGAATGGAAAGATAAAAAAAACTAA